The genomic segment CATCGGGCACTACCCTTCTGCCGCTCAGTTTGCGGATTTCGCACATGCGTGCTAAATTGCGCCGCATCATGGAAGCCAAGACCCAGCGCAGCGAACTGACCCGCGCCGCCATCATCGGCGCGGCGCTGGACCTCGCCGCGGCCGAGGGGCTGGAGTCGATCACGCTGCAAGCCGTGGCGGACCGCATCGGGCTTTCCAAGAGCGGCGTGTTCTCCCGCGTCGGCTCGCGCGAGACGCTGCAGAAGGCCGTGGTCGAGGAGTTCGGCCGGCGCTTCATCGACGACGTATTCGTGCCCGCGATGCAGCAGCCCAAGGGCCTGCCGCGGCTGGACACCATCGTGCAGCGCTGGATCGTGCGCACCCGTGATGTCGAAGCCAAATCCGGCTGTGTGTTCTCCGCGGGCGCCTTCGAGCTGGACGACAAGGAAGGCCCGCTGCGCGACCACCTGCACAACGAGATCATGCGCTGGCGTTCCGCCCTGCGCCGCACGGTGATGCAGGCCATCGAAGCCGGCCACCTCAAGGCCGGCACCGACCCCGAGCAGCTGGTCAGCGAGATCTATTCGCTGATGCTGGGCATGGTGCACGACGTTCGCTTCATGCGCGACCCGCGCACCGCCGAGCGCGTGCAGTCGACCTGGCGCCGGCTGCTCTCCACCTACCTGGCCTGACGGCTCCCACCGAAGATGCCGCCGGCCTTCCGCTCGACCACATTTCGCACACCCGTGCGAAGAAAGGAGCTCCCATGCTGATCCTCCTCGCCATCGCCCTCGCCTGGGGCGGCATCGCAGGCGGCCGCGCCGCCTGGCGTTCGCTGCGCAGCCTGCCGCGCCGCAACGACGACATGGTCTTTTATTGAAGGAGCCACCATGACCCGCACCGCCCTGCAGGCCACGTCCGACTTCTACCAGGCCAGTCCCGGACTGCGCCTGTTCCGCGCGGCGCTCGGCGCGTCGCAGCGCCTCTGGCCCGCGCTGGCCGTGCGCGCCTCGCTACGACTCTTCGCCACGCCGCTGCCTCCGAAGTGGATGCAACGCAAGGGATCCTGGGACGCCGCCTGGCGCATCGACGCCTGGCCCTTCGAGGACGCGAGCCTCACGATCTACTCGCAGCCCGTCGCGCCGCATGCGCCGGTGGTGCTGTTCGTGCATGGCTGGGGCGGCCACGCACGGCAGATGCTGCCGCTGGCCGAAGCCGCCGCGCAGGCCGGCTTTCGCCCGGTGATCGTGGAGATGCCGGCGCACGGCCGCAGCGCCGGTTCGGTGAGCAACCTGCCGCAGTTCGCGCGCGCCATCGAGTACGTGGGCGCGCGGCTGCTGCAGCAAGGTCACCAGCTGCGTGCCGTGGTCGCCCATTCGCTCGGCGCGAACGGCGCCGCGTACGCGGCCAGCCGCGGCCTGCGCACCGAGCGGCTGGTGCTGGTGGCGCCGCCCGCCTCGCCGCGTGAATACACGCAGCTGTTCGCCGCGGTCTTCGGCCTCTCGGAAAACATCCGCTCCCGCATGCAGGCGCGCATCG from the Ramlibacter henchirensis genome contains:
- a CDS encoding TetR/AcrR family transcriptional regulator, encoding MEAKTQRSELTRAAIIGAALDLAAAEGLESITLQAVADRIGLSKSGVFSRVGSRETLQKAVVEEFGRRFIDDVFVPAMQQPKGLPRLDTIVQRWIVRTRDVEAKSGCVFSAGAFELDDKEGPLRDHLHNEIMRWRSALRRTVMQAIEAGHLKAGTDPEQLVSEIYSLMLGMVHDVRFMRDPRTAERVQSTWRRLLSTYLA
- a CDS encoding alpha/beta hydrolase, translated to MTRTALQATSDFYQASPGLRLFRAALGASQRLWPALAVRASLRLFATPLPPKWMQRKGSWDAAWRIDAWPFEDASLTIYSQPVAPHAPVVLFVHGWGGHARQMLPLAEAAAQAGFRPVIVEMPAHGRSAGSVSNLPQFARAIEYVGARLLQQGHQLRAVVAHSLGANGAAYAASRGLRTERLVLVAPPASPREYTQLFAAVFGLSENIRSRMQARIEAREGILMAQFEPPAVGSRIGVPTLVVHDRGDSINRFADGQAFADAIPGAWLVATEGLGHRKLLKDANVLRAVADFLR